TGGTTGTGAGTGGAGAGGAAAAGGGTTTACTTGGTTTGGCTACTGGCTATGTTAGAGAAATCAGTGGAACAAAAGTCTCCTGTTTGTTGGGCAGGTAATAGGATAAAAGGAAACGTATCTGTTTGCAAACACTTTGGCACTGCCTTGAGGAAGGGTGCTGCTAGGTGTCCAGAAAGCTGTGACATGTCCTGACTCTTCCTActggtgatgcctcaggttttagcttttttgtttttcagattctgtgctgctttagtgtatgggtctgggcttcacattatgggatggtgagctctcttcacagagtagggagacaaaacaattccttctccagctggggaccaaggacaaatgatccaaatctcaggcccaagagcataaataACGTggactgaggagagaaaaacaagcaggatgtgatttcataacctgaagctgtaattggacaatgaactccaaggtgcaaatggagcagaactgatcaaagtgagagaccccatgACTGGgtgtgcattttgggaccattttggttcatcttgggtgcagccctggctgggctcttttgctgcccaaggtggatccattgaggcctttaAATAAAgccctactttattctttagctccatctagtctctgttctaggccagccttcacaaggcatcactggCTTTGGAGTAGTACCCTTCAGAAATTCTCTTGCCTTGATTGAAACTGCCAGTATTTGGCCAGTATGTATGCCTGTCTATTTAACCAGGTTGTTTgaataaaagcacattttaactCTATTTACTTACATCTCTAGCATGAATCTATATGGATACAGTGATTACTGTGTTAATAGTGACTTGCATTGTTCAGCCTTTATTGTCTTTAAATTTGGCTTATGTTTTATTATCCCTCATTGGGATCATGCTTTCTTTAGATCAGTTAATACTGAATTTCAATTAGCTGTTGATTCACTCTGGGATCTTTGGAAGATACCATTTAATATGTAGTAATAAATCTTTAatcaacaaaattattttatccatGTTCTTGTCATCCTTCAGGAATTTGTCAAATCTCTCCAAGAACACTGTATTTAGGTTGGATCATGATGAAGGAGATGTTGGTACAGGAGtcccttttaaaaatctttctaaaTTGATGAAAGATTGCCCAGTCAGGtatgaaaaatcaaattaatttcacaCTTTCAATATTTTCAGATGAAGTTTCTCAAATGGTAACTCTTATTTGAACTCagttttgtcttatttttatcCGCAGTGAAAGGCTCCGCAACTTGATAATTGACTTCCAGAAACCATGTTTTATTCAGCACCTGAGTTCTGTCCTTCCTCCTGAAGCAAAGGAAActgttgcaaatattttaaagggtaCAAAGTGACTTTCCCCAAAATACTCTGCGTAGTAGTATGTCTCTACAGCCAAAGTATTTATCATGCTATAAATATAAGGAGTTTTTCCTACTTTGGGGTCCTGTGATAGTTCTcagcttaaaaattaaaaccaagttCTTGCCTCACATGTCTTCTGAGTAGCTGAAGACTCGTTTAATCACAGGAAGACCTGATCAGATCCTTGTTCACagctttattttacttttgctAGAGGCTGCAGCGTGCAGTTGCAGACAGAGGCTCATGTTATTGCCTCTGTAACCTTTACAGAAGGAATGGACAGAGACAGCTCTTGGGATGGAGGAAGCTGACCttgagggagaggagggagatgGGCTTTGGTGGAAACATTCACTTGTGTAATCAATCACTCTTTCTTACTTGTTGACAGCTCTATGGTATCATGCTTTGTGGCActtacttaaaaacaaaacttgttTAGGTATGAGGCAGTATCTTGTATTTGGTGGAAATATTTCCTTGTTCTCTGGCAGGGTTGTCTGTGAAAACATAGATTTAACTGAGTTGTCTTAGAGCTAATTGAATTTTTTATCAAAACTCAGTTTGAAGTCTTATTTTGCTTGAGCTTTGCTTAGTCCAAATAGCTGAAGCATGCTGCCTGTTTGCATCAGACTGGGGCAAACCAGCCTCTGCTGTAATGTTTGTTCTCAACAACATGCTGCTGTATGTGCAGCTCATCAGCCCTTGCTGTGAGCTGTGTGTTTGGATGTGAACGTGATCAAACACAAATGCCCAGACACAATATATGGAGGTGGccaattaaaatattagaaaaaagaaGTCACAAAAggtctaaaaataaaaatgtcttcagTGACTTATTTCTAGGACCATAGTGCAGAACTTCTACTACTTAAGTATTATGTTTAATGTCATATCTTCATTAGAACCTACAGACTTTGCTCAGTTCTTATCTCCATTAAGGGCTTTAGTGAAGGAGGAAACTACAGTTTTGCTGTGACTTTAGTAATTATTACAATTGTGATGAAGTGtagtaatttaattttgctttttcttctgaaaggtCTAAATAAGCCTCAGAAACAGGCAATGAAACAAGTGCTACTTTCAAAAGACTACACACTTATTGTGGGTATGCCTGGAACAGGAAAAACGACCACAATATGTGCTCTAGTAAGATCATGTACcttgctgtttaatttttttggtgagATTTAGAGGATAAAATTAAACCAACTGTGTAGTGTCATTACTTAATCTAACAGTATCTGTATAATTTCAAGGATGAAAACACACTTCTTTTTGCTTAACCTATATTTGGTAGAACTAAAATTGGATTTTGTGGATGGTCTATTGCTTCTGTAGGAATGTATGTAGGAGGGAGGAGATTGAAGTGTGGTATTTAATCATTTCTGTGATGCTGTAGTGTTAAAATTCTCTGGCTCCAAATATCAGCAAGTCTTCAAATCCTGAGTTATAGCTCAAAAGAGGGACTCCTTTGAGCAGCCAGTAACTTGTCCACTGTAAATTGTATGAACCTGTGGGGCTGAATCCTTGTGCAGTCTGCTACCATCTCCAGTTGGTGGTTCTCTTTTCCCCAGGAAAGGACTGTAGGAGCATACTGGATTCAGGCTGTGGGCTGAGTGAGGTTTTCATGAAAAGAGCAGTATTATCCTGCTTCCAGTTGCCATCAGCTCGTGAGGAAagaggaggctggagagcagacaGCTGCTGCTATCTTCAGATCAGCCCATTTCCCTGAATCTCCAGTGACTGAATTGCCAtggagagcagtgctgtgggaaTGGCTTATTCTTACAGTGGGGATCTTAGGAGTGCAGTTCCTTGGGAGTGCACATCCAGGTTCTTGGCTCTCACTGTTTGAGCAGTGTTGTGAGCCTGCTGGCCATGGGAACCCTTGGGGCTGTTGCCCACATTGTCAGTGGCCAACTGACACGTCTGGCCTGGGAGAGTGATGCCAGCCATGCTTATTATTGGCTCCCTCCAAAACCCCTTGAGTTTTTCACCTTAGCAAACCTGGGATTGTTGATTCTTGCAGATGaatccttttctgcttctccttaACAGcttgtccttttctttccctttgccaCTCGTTAGGTGAGAATTCTTTCTGCTTGTGGCTTCAGTGTCCTTCTGACCAGTTTTACACACACGGCTGTGGACAATGTCCTGCTGAAGCTGGCCAAATTCAAAGTTGGTTTCTTGCGCTTGGGGCAAGCTCAGAAGGTTCATCCAGATATTCGGAAATatacagaagaagaaatctgCAGGTCCAGATCCATTAAGTCTGTAGTAGATTTGGAAGAGCTCTATAATAGTCAGgtgagaaaaatgctttttgctAGGCCTTCAAATTATTAAAGATAATGACATTAGAATTTTGTTTGGATGCTGCAGAGAAGGATCCCATCCCAAGGGTGTGTACTGCTGCAAGAAATCTGAGCTGAAAGAGATACTCAGCCTCTGCATTGTTTCAATTTCTTTATAGCCACTAATGACCTACATTAAGTCTGCAAGTTGAGAAGCTTGTTTATGTCCACACAAAGTAACTCATCATTGTAAGTAATAAGCCCCAAAGACTCCAGTGCTTTTATCTGAGGTCTTGGGAATGGGCTATTGCAGCCTCCTTTAGCATTATTTacattctgctgctgtttgtcccttctccctcccactGGTGCTCCTTGTGCCATTAGTACAATCAGCAGATGGGGAAGAGGAAGTGGAATGCTGTGGAGCTGACCTGGCCAAGCCCTTATTTTTGATTGAAAGATTAATGCTGTCTGTATGAATGTTAATACAAACCATAATGGGAGCTGGGTCATATGAGTCAGTGGcagctttaaattaaattcactgGAAGAATAAAGTTTGATGGTAGTTGGAGTAAATGCCAACTTCACAAAAGCTGCCATTTACTTTTTATTGATAAGTATTGCAGGGGAATGACTGAAGTCATAAGGGGAATGACTTAGCATTTCTTATTTTGGTCATTTTggattgcagtggaagcacagGGAAGAACTGTgcttctgttgttgttttttcttctcttcagtattgaaaaagaaaaaacccaaaccacctgATTTTTCACAGTAGTCATTTCAGCACCCTCCATTAATAGAACCTGGCATCACTCTGAACACATGACAGGAGCAAGTTTGCTACAGTCTGCTCCaaagctggttttgtttgtctCTTGTCACTTGCAATTGATATAAGAATATGTCAGGCCAATATATGTCTAAGTGATGCTGGTCTGATTTCAAGGattaataatttgatttatGTGATTTTACAGTTTAGTTCAGTTTAATgggcaatattttttcttttaatatggaaaatataGTGCTAAAGGATATAAAATGTACCTTGTCCTTGAAGTGTGTCTCAATTTTCAGCCAGTGGTAGCAACGTCTTGCATGGGAGTAAATCACCCCATCTTCGTTCAGAAGCAATTTGACTTCTGTATTGTGGATGAAGCTTCTCAAATCAGCCAGCTCGTCTGCCTGGGCCCCCTGTTCTGCTCCAAAAGGTTTGTGCTGGTGGGGGAtcaccagcagctgcctccaCTTGTGCTGAATGCTGAAGCAAGGtaagatgaaatgctgctggacAATTGCTAGTCACAGATTATGGGAAGGCTCTTGCAGTGTTCCGATTGAcgcattttgatttttgtttttgtgttgtaACAGAGATCTTGGCATGAGTGAAAGCTTATTTAAAAGGCTGGAACAAAACCAGAATGCTGTTGTCCAATTAACTGTGCAATACAGAATGAATAGGTACTTTCAAcgtttatttattaaaatgtgttCTTGATGTGGGATTGAAATGGTGAGATTTTTAtgccttttcttgttttttaaatatttagtaaGATTATGTCATTGAGTAATATGCTGGTATATGAAGGCAAATTGGAATGTGGCTCGGAGAAGGTGTCAAATGCCACTGTTAACTTGCCCAACCTAAAGAAACTGAAACTGGACTTTGGGGATGCTTCAAAGACATGGCTGAAAGAAGTCCTTGATCCAGACACACCTGTGTgttttctgaacacagagaaggTAAAGTTCATTATGCTCTTTGAACATGTCAAACTTCCTTCAGCTTAGGTCGGGTAAAGCAGGGAACTCCAGGAAGTGTTTTTCCAGGATCATATGAAATGTGCAGCGCACAGAAACGTCGTTGGCATTGttggcagagctgagcaggggtggtacagctgctgctggaaacatGGCATCTGAGAACAGCTGAAAACTTGAATTTAGAtactatttcagaaaatattgaaTGGACTTCAACCTTTGTTCTTCCTATTCAAAGTGTGTAGCTGTACTGGATGTCCTTGCAACCAGGGAATGGCCTTGTTTCCATGGGCTGAGGGTCAGTGGTGGCAAAGCTGTGTGCCAGCGGCAGCAATAACTGCAATTCTCTGTGGCATTTTGCAGACATTCTATACATTGAAGTGTAAGGGATGAATAAATTGGTTTAGGTGTGCCCTTTCATGGAGACCCAAAATTTTGCTGGGAAAGTAAAAGTCTAGTGTGGATAAAAATTCTGCAAAGAAACTgacttgggggaaaaatgaggaagagTTTAAATGCATGggggaaaatattaataaattagtAACTGTTTGTGGTCTCTAATAACTGTCACTGTAATTGGTGATTGGATTATGATTTGagtctttctttctccttacaAGGTTTTGTGTTGATTCCTATTAATACTGTGTTTTGCCAATAATTATATCAAGTGATGATCTTTTATGCTAACCCTGGTGAGAACTCACCAGTGTTCCTATGCTCTCTTTGACATTGTACaggatttgtgtttttttccaacagTTCTGATAGAATCTCTTCAATGACCTAAAAACAAGCAGTGTGTACTTTTGATGACTTAGAGAAATTTCTAAAAATGTCTAAACTAAACAGAGACATTTTCCAGGAATGCCTTGACAGCTGCAGTTcctttcccaggaaagcagaCAGTTGGTCCCAGGGAAGAGGCCTATTAATAAGAATCTGGCTGAAATACTGTTTATCTAGTAATCATAGCAAAATTGCTAATGAAAAAAGTAGAGtttctgttccatttttttttccctagaaaacCCATCTCATGTGTAAGACAGCTGTCCTCTTCATGGAGCCAGGAGGaaagtttttatttccaaaatattgTAGATTTGTTGAGACATGAGGCTATAATGTCATTTCTCCTTTGGACTTCTTGTCAGAACTCCATGTATTGTGGCAGTCATGAagggagaaatgcagaaaaccCCACTGAACAtgacaacaaacaaaaccagcttttatttcctttgagtTCTTAGTAGGTTTTTCCCCCCTGTATTGTTTATAGTGTAACCATGAAATGCTTATGAAGAAGTAGACTTGGCAGGGAGGGATAcaaacagagagagaaggaagaggaaaaaacaccaTGACACCACCAGGAAGCTTACATTTATTATGCTGGCTtttaaaaagatgaagaaaaagcctCTATTGTTTTCTGCTTAACAATGCAACAAGTTTGTGACAGCAGTGGGaaatctgtttgtttctttgctgcCAACCCCTGTGTCATTCTGCACTTCTCTGACAGCTTGGGGCTGGCAGTTTGAAAAATGACATCCTTGATTTAGGGCAAGTCTCCTGAGAGTTTCTTGGCCCAAgttgtttttgttggtggttCTGCTGGTGTCCTACGGGAAGAGGAGAAATACAAATGTAAGCATGTGTTCCCATAAGCATGACACAGTTTTCAGAACTTCtttcctgaaattatttttgtgtagtTTTTAGCTCCACTAATGCCAGTGTGGGCAGAAATTAACTGTGCAGTAAAACAGTGCTCTTCTGCTTTAAGAGAACTTGAGCACATGGGGTTTGGAGGCTTCCAAACACACTTTCATTGCTATTGGTGCTACTTCAACTTTAGAGAAGGCAGGAGtcaagcaaagagaaaaaaataacaaaactgcGACACTACAACGACAAGATTTTACATCCTGAGGTTCCTGAGAATGGGAGATAATAGTTAAGAAATGGTCAAGTCAGTGAATCCTTTATTTAAAGGTTGGGAGTTTATGTACAATTTAATACTACCATTTTGGATAGTTCTTGCTGTAGCTGTAAACGTAGGCTTTCAAACATTCAAAAACAACTATCGTTTATGCCATGGAATGAAGAAAATTCACTGTAAATAATGCTGTATGGAGAGTGTTAAAGCAAAAGTCCCATGTAAAATATAATTTGCTATCTTACCTTATCAGCAGGaaaatgtccatttttgggttttttgatttATGATGTATAATGCTGAACTGTAAAGGATTAAGCTTTGGCAGTTTCTTAAGGTGACAAGCTAGTGCTAGAAACTAATTTTGGGGATTGTTCCAATTTGTTTTGCAAATGCAGTATTCTGAAGTTAGTTTACAGTACAGGCTCTTCTGTTTAGTAAAATTTAGCATTTAACTTTATTTCTTCAATTAATACCGTTAGTATAAATCTACATATGACTCAGTGATTTAGGGACAGGACACAGTACCCCTTTACAGACAGCACAAgtcattattttctgtttgtatttttaaaggtcCCAGCACCAGAACATGCAGAAAAAGGTGGCATAAGCAATGTGACAGAAGCTAAAATAGTGCTTTTCCTCACATCCTTATTTATTAAGGTATCTTTTACTTTATTACATGGGTTGGAGGGAGacctttaatatttttacattgcTTTAGTAGTGGTGACTGTATGTATTGGGTAGCTCTCTTGGGGATAATCTTAAGGATAAATTGAAGATTGCCTTCATGTCTGTGTAGTGGGGAGCCTGAGGTCTGcattcccttccctgtcctTTGCCTGCTTGCATCTGAGatgcaaaaaacaaaagctggATGCCAAATTCTTTTAAGACATGAGGGCTTTctttggagggaggggagaggattTGCCTTTGTTCCTTATTTCATCCAGAAATGCAGACCAGGAGCTCTTGAGTGTTCACCTTGCAgtttaaaggagaaagaaaaatgaggatttcAAGGATATCTGTCTTTGTGCCAAGTTAAGACAAAGCTTGGGAGTTTGCAGTAACTGATGTTTTCTATCTCCTTTAGTTAATACTAGTTACACCTACAGTTCCATTAGTTTAGATACAATATCTTGCAGCACTGTTCATAAAAAAACTTAATTAGAAGAATCCTTCTGACTGTACCGAGTTTCCCAAGCCCACTGCAGTGACAGACTTTTtatccattttcttcttcactcAGGCTGGCTGTAAGCCCTCAGACATTGGCATTATATCACCCTACAGACATCAGTTAAAAACAATCACTGATTTGATGGCAAAATGGAAGGAGAACAGAGTGGAAGTTAACACGGTTGACAAATACCAAGGAAGAGACAAAAGTATCATAATTGTGTCTTTTGTTAGGAACAGTATAGATGAAAATGTAAGTGGGTCATTTTAACTTTGTTCCGGTCAATTTTAGTAGTTTAGATGCATTTTGAAGATGAGTGGTTTGTGTCCATTaagtaggaaaaataaaagcaagtgacatttcttttccagcttgGCACCCTGCTGAAGGACTGGCGCCGCCTGAATGTTGCTATCACCAGAGCCAAGCACAAGCTGGTCATGGTGGGCTGTGttccatccctgtgctgctATCCTCCCCTGGAGAAGCTCCTCTGCCATTTGCAGTCCCAAGCAATGATATCCTTTTTCTCCATGCTAGtttgggaaaggggagaggtAGGATTGGCTTACTGAGATTTGAGGTAAGAATGGGAAGATCTTTGATTATTTAGGTTATACTTTTAACAGTGAttggcagcacagcacaaaatGTGCTGATTAGATTTGCCAGAAGTGTGCTTGAGATACAGCTAGTGGATGGGTTTAGAACCTTCTCTGTCTTCGACAGCAGAAAAAGTCAATGCTGACTTGCAAGACAACTTGGACATAATTTTTTGATTTTGAGgcctgaatttttaatttttaatgcttttgcatttttttcctgtgatcaTTTCGAGTTTCTTGGCATCTTAACATCAGTGTGATTGCTTTCTTCCACTCAACACATCTGCTTCATGAATAATCTtggtggaaaggaaaatagtgTCACTTTCAGATgatttggtaatttttttttttcctctctggcaTTGTACTGAATAAGCTTTAGCTATTGCTGTTTCCATCTCctatttaaacagaaaagaacCGTGTTAGCTGCTTTCTTTGCAAACACCAATGCATATTCAATCAGGTTTTGTGAAAGCAAAATGTTGTTAAAATGCTTCCTTAACTTGCTACATCTTGAATCTTCCAGCTGGGGCTCATGAAAGTATCCACAAGTGTAACATCTTATGAGTGTGAAGATGAAAAGTTTTGCAGGCCTTTGTATCTCCTCTTCTGCTGTTGTTTAATGTAAATAACTGGTAATTGGGCTATCAGTCCTGATGTGCACTGTTGGGTCTGTAGGCAGTCAAAATAGAAAGCATTCAATTATTTGGAAGTTTCCTTTCAGTAGAATAACAGACATTTCTTGAAAAAGCTGATGGCTACAGAACTAAAGCACTCAGCTTACTTGTGACAAACCAGAAATATGAAGCACTCTGATCCTTCCACTACTGGATATTGCTATATTCTCTGTTACCTTGATGAACAGTCACCTGCAGAAGTGAGTGGGGAAGCACTTGAAGAGGAAGGGAGTGTAAACCAGTGTTGTACTGAGTCACAGTTTTCTGGACtcaatttggttttaaaaactTGAAAACATAGTTTACATACAGTAATTCCATTTGTTAGAATTCCTAATTAAGGTGCTGTGTTGTgctgtttggggaaaaaaaaatagaaaaaacttcttcctcttcttcaaaACCTCACATTGTCCTTTGAAGTCTActcctgcttttaaaaatgctgaagtcttttatatttatatacataatGTAATTAATCTCTCATGTGAAGATCCCTTGATGACATTTCTAATCTCTTGATTTTGCATACCTCAGGGAGAAATGTGATGCTGATTCACTTAATCCCCTGCTACTAATTTATGTGTTCAGCAGATCAATCTGAAGTGAAATGCTTCACAGTAGAACTCTTGTTTTCAGTTTATCTGATCTGTagtcttcaaaacaaaaatttccCAGGAAACAAAACTAGACATGCAGCTTGCTGCCTAAGAAGCTTACATGCTCAggttctatttttttaaagatgatgGCAtataaacaacagaaaacaccTTTTACTTGAGATATCTCTGCTAGTTTCTTTGTGCTACCTCATATTCTAGTCCAAAGAGACTGAGAAGTTTCTTTCCAAGGCTGCTGGtggaaacatcttttttttttgatttttcagaatcattagcatttgttttctcttggaTCAATGTCAAGTAGCTGTGTGCATACAGTTGCAGACAAACTTGTTAAATGTGGGCATTTTCACTCTTTTAAACTGCTCCCTAACTTTTTATAATGTTTGAAGTAATAAAAGTTTGCTGTTGGTTTCGTTAAAGTTGTTTATCCTTTGTTAATACTTTGCTTTatacaaagaaaaacagtacAACAATAATTGAAAAGTTGACAGGATATCCTCCTTTTTCAGGTGAAAATACATGCTTCATCAACTGTGCCTGAGCTCTGGGTCTTTCATAAGATGAAAAAATAGGGTAAAATATACTCTTTATTATAGTAGTGACATCAGAATACTTTTTtagaagatattttctttctgtgtttagGATCTGTGCGTAGAAAGCTCTTAAGATTTTGCTAATCTGTTTTCTCAGACCAAGCAATGCTTATCCAGGAAATGGTTTGCATGCTATTAAAaacttaataaataaattaaggGTATTGCCATCCCATCATGAAGTTGCATGAGAAACAAACACAAGAACATTTCCTTATCCACTTAAAAAATGCATCTTTCCTTGTGGTAAAAATTACACTGAGCAGCAGGTCCTGAGTCTACAGATGAAACCACATTTTGCTCTGGTAGTCTCAAACAAAACTGAGATGTGACTCTCTAAAACACTCTGTGTTTCAATGAATATACAGAGCAAGGGACTAGCAGTAAAGGATCACTTTTTTAATGTGCTGCCTTTAAAACAGCTTCCTCATGCAGAAGCAGCTGTtggtgctgctggaaaacatGCAGATGCatgcctgctgtgctgtgtgttgcTGGGATtcccaaaaatgggaaaaaaaaaaaaaaaaaaaggaagttgttTATGCCAGACTAGCAGGATCAGAGTGTGAGTATTTTAGAATTGTTTAATGTTTAAACATACAGgttcctttttctttgtaagAAGTGGGAATGGAGGCTCCAAGAAGTGTCCCTGTCACCATGGGCTGTGTTCTGTCCCTGTGTTGCCCTTGTGGTTTGGTCCTTCCTTGCAGTGACACCCTTTGTGCTGTTTTGTGCAGTCACTGAAGCTGGGCAAGGTAAAGAACACCTTTTTATTTGACAGGTTGCTGGTTAGCCTTGCCCAAAAAGGTGTGAGGAAAGAATAATTATTAAGCAAAGCATATTGTAGTGCTTGGGGTGCAGTAAGCATCAGCTGAGATCCCATCTGGATGTGACAAACGTGCTTGGTGATAAACAGCTCCGTGAGTTTTGGTTCTTTTCTAGCCAGATTCACAGTctagggctttttaaaattaaaccccaaaaacttacatgttttttttaaatactggtTTTGGTTCCCCAGCACGTTACCTTTGAAGGCAGTAAACTCACAGATCTTTCTagaataatattatttattctgaTCCATGTTATCCAATGCTACAGAACTATTATTTGGAATAAATGCTAGGGATTGAAGCTTTATGTCACAGGCGAAGCGTAGAGCAGCCTCGAGTTTCTGCCGCCGGATTGTGCTTAGCTCCTGTCCGAGGCTTCTGTGCCCAAGGCTGCCCTGGCGTTCTTGCCCATCCCTGTGGCCGATGCAGCTCTCCGGGCGGGCAGCTGgggccagggctggaggggctgtCGCGACAGGGCCGGGGGCGGTGCCCGGGGCGGAGGGGCTGTCGCGACATGGCCGGGGGCGGTGCCCGGGGCGGAGGGGCTGTCGCGACAGGGCCGGGGGCGGTGCCCGGGGCGGAGGGGCTGTCGCGACAGGGCCGGGGGCGGTGCCCGGGGCGGAGGGGCTGTCGCGACAGGGGCGGGGGCGGT
This region of Vidua macroura isolate BioBank_ID:100142 chromosome 8, ASM2450914v1, whole genome shotgun sequence genomic DNA includes:
- the DNA2 gene encoding DNA replication ATP-dependent helicase/nuclease DNA2; amino-acid sequence: MAQSFQKKVSDSPDKILKNGLNNRYRVLEVSVIQRNGSDPEKHLTITASPSLEDTELCILRSGWESVPVVPGDIVHLEGECSSGTWVIDAQSGFLVLYPDLLLSGTTISSSIRCMRRAVLSERFRGSESGSHQMLVGTILHDIFQQSVTNNLTQEKVRELANKIVYGQKYLKEMYLLNLKQAQIMQEVEEYLPSFFKWAEDFMHNPANQNKMQLKLSNGGKTEDVSSKIEVVDILDIEETIWSPRFGLKGKIDVTARVKIHCHSGVQSRIMPLELKSGKESNSIEHRSQVILYTLLNLERRVDPEAGFLLYLKTGTMYPVSAARMDRRELMKLRNHVAFYLTHSTYKSDVGRQNSQLAALPPVIDDSQTCKYCSQMHNCFLYSRAVEQKMESVAFPPALVPVIDRETQHLKPSHLEYFSLWYLMLTLELQSGEHKKGYKNIWMSPSLEREKAGDCVGNMIRVDEVHEVSEGQYLHFFQRRNGAIPGTNLLVGDRVVVSGEEKGLLGLATGYVREISGTKVSCLLGRNLSNLSKNTVFRLDHDEGDVGTGVPFKNLSKLMKDCPVSERLRNLIIDFQKPCFIQHLSSVLPPEAKETVANILKGLNKPQKQAMKQVLLSKDYTLIVGMPGTGKTTTICALVRILSACGFSVLLTSFTHTAVDNVLLKLAKFKVGFLRLGQAQKVHPDIRKYTEEEICRSRSIKSVVDLEELYNSQPVVATSCMGVNHPIFVQKQFDFCIVDEASQISQLVCLGPLFCSKRFVLVGDHQQLPPLVLNAEARDLGMSESLFKRLEQNQNAVVQLTVQYRMNSKIMSLSNMLVYEGKLECGSEKVSNATVNLPNLKKLKLDFGDASKTWLKEVLDPDTPVCFLNTEKVPAPEHAEKGGISNVTEAKIVLFLTSLFIKAGCKPSDIGIISPYRHQLKTITDLMAKWKENRVEVNTVDKYQGRDKSIIIVSFVRNSIDENLGTLLKDWRRLNVAITRAKHKLVMVGCVPSLCCYPPLEKLLCHLQSQAMILNLPAGAHESIHKCNIL